DNA from Candidatus Neomarinimicrobiota bacterium:
CGCGGTGTGGATCGGCCGGTAGGTTTCGCGGTCGGTGATCTTCAGGCGCACGCCACCGCAGGCCTCGTCCAGATATTTCGGGTTCTCGGCCATCCCCTTGATGAACCTGGGCGTGAACACCGTCGCCTCAAAGTCCACGCCCGGCAGCTGCTTCCGGTTCAGCATGTCCGCCAGCCCCCGGCCGTCGATCCACGGCGCGCCACTGATGAGGAACGGCTCATGGGTGCCCCGGCCCTCGGATAGGTTGGTGCCCTCGATGAGGCCGGTGCCCAAATAGGCCAGGGCGGTCTCCGCAGTGGGCATGTTGGGCGAGGGCGCAAGCCAGGGCAGCTCGGTCTCATCCCACCACATCGTGCGAGCCCAATTCAGCAGGGGCACCACCGTCAGTTGCGCCCGGCGGCCAGTGGGCAGCCAGCCCTCCTCGTTGATCATGATGGCGAGCTCTCCCAGGGTCAGGCCGTGGCGGATGGGCACAGGGTGCATACCCACAAACGAAGCATAGTGGGGCTCCATCAGGGGCCCGCCAATAAAATCGCCCCGCACGGGATTGGGCCGGTCCAGAACCCAGATGGGCACCCCGTCCCGGGCACAGGCGTCCATGACCAGGGTCAGCGTGCTGGCAAAGGTATAGTAGCGCGCCCCCACGTCCTGCATGTCGAACAGTACCACGTCGATACCCGCCAGTTGATCGGGCGTGGGCTTGCGGGTCTGGCCATAAAGGCTGTACACTTTCACGCCCGTCCTGCTGTCCTCCGTGTCAGCCAGCTTGGCGCCGTCGGAGGCCTGGCCGTAGAACCCGTGTTCGGGGCCGAAGACCACGCCCAAAGTCACCCC
Protein-coding regions in this window:
- a CDS encoding DUF1343 domain-containing protein: MATLFGAGPPDADWRYSRVYEPANPTGQFFSTIPGLDVLENDDFAPLKGKRVAVVSNQTGVSRRGEHLLDLLDREPGVTLGVVFGPEHGFYGQASDGAKLADTEDSRTGVKVYSLYGQTRKPTPDQLAGIDVVLFDMQDVGARYYTFASTLTLVMDACARDGVPIWVLDRPNPVRGDFIGGPLMEPHYASFVGMHPVPIRHGLTLGELAIMINEEGWLPTGRRAQLTVVPLLNWARTMWWDETELPWLAPSPNMPTAETALAYLGTGLIEGTNLSEGRGTHEPFLISGAPWIDGRGLADMLNRKQLPGVDFEATVFTPRFIKGMAENPKYLDEACGGVRLKITDRETYRPIHTAAVMLHVIRENYPHQFHWRRDSIDRLWGSDKLRHYIDYGRRIEGHPSTYAGDRDEFYSRRKGYLIYAD